Sequence from the Brevundimonas diminuta genome:
CCCGATCGCGAGATCATTCCGCTGCCGTCCAACGCTATCCTGACCGGCGGCGGCTCGTTCCACTGCATCTCCCAGCAGGAGCCAGCATGACCCGCACCATCACCGTCGCCGGCATCCAGACCTCGTATGGCGAGGACATGCAGGCGAACATCGACAAGACCATCGCCTTCGTGCGCGAGGCGGCGGGGCAGGGCGCGCAAGTGATCCTGCCGTCGGAGCTGTTCCAGGGGCCCTATTTCTGCGTGTCGCAGGAAGAGCATTGGTTCGCCCACGCCTATGAATGGCGCGAACATCCGTGCGTCACGGCTATGGCGCCGGTGGCCAAGGAACTGGGCGTGGCCATTCCGGTCTCGATCTTCGAGAAGGACGGGCCGCAATATTACAACTCGCTGGTTATGCTGGATGCCGACGGCGAGGCGCTGGGCGTCTATAGGAAGAGCCATATCCCCGACGGGCCCGGCTATCAGGAGAAGTATTATTTTCGGCCGGGCGATACGGGCTTCAAGGTCTGGAAGACCCGCTTCGGCAAGGTCGGGGTCGGCATCTGCTGGGACCAGTGGTTCCCGGAAGCGGCGCGGGCGATGATGCTGATGGGCGCAGACGTCCTGATGTATCCGACCGCCATCGGCACCGAGCCGCATGATGCGACCCTGCATACGGCCGAGCCCTGGCGCCGCGCCATGCAGGGCCATGCGGTGTCGAACGCCGTGCCGGTCGTCGGCGCCAACCGGATCGGCCATGAGCGCGTGACCGAGGTCGGCCAGACCTTCTACGGCCATTCCTTCATCGCCGACCAACAGGGCGAACTGGTCGAGCAACTGGGCGCCGAGGAGGAGGGGGTGCTGGTGCACCGCTTCGACCTGGACGAACTAGACAAATACCGCGCGGCCTGGGGCTTCTTCCGCGATCGGCGGACGGACCTGTATGGGGCGCTGACGGGCAAGGGCTGATCTAGGCCCGCATCGCCTCGACCGCCGCGATCAGTCGGTCGAGGTCCGCCGGCGTCGAAAGCCGGTGATCGCCGCCGTCGATCAGGTCCAGGCGCACGTCGCCGCCCGTCAGACGTTCGACCAACTCCACCTGATGTCGCCACGGCACGACGTCGTCGGCTCGGCCTTGCAGAACGTGGACCGGGGCGGCGATGTCGATCACGCCGTCCAGCAGCAGCCAGTCGCGCGCTTCCTCGAACATCCGACGCGTCAGGACATATTCGCCCAGACCCTCCTCGACGATCAGGGTTTCGCCCTCGCGCAGGATGGCCTGACGCTCGTGGTCCGCCAGGCCGGGCCACATCAGCCGTTCGGTGAAGTCCTGGGCCGGATTGACCAGGACCAGCCCCTTGATCCGGTCCGGCCGCGCCAGGATCGCCAGCAGCGAGACCCAGCCGCCCATCGAGGAGCCGACCGGAATGACCGGGCCGGACAGGCTGTCGATCAGAGCGACGGCATCCTCGCGCCAGCGGCCGATGGTGGCCTGTCTCCAGTCGCCGGAGGACTGGCCGTGGGCGAAATGGTCGTAGCGGACGAAGTTCCAGCCACGTTCGCGTGCGGCGACGTCCAGGGCCAGGGCCTTGGTCCCCTCCATGTCCGAACGAAAGCCGCCGATCCAGATCACGGTCGGGCCGTCGCCTTCGACGCGTTTGAAGGCCAGGGTTTCGCCGTCGGGGCGGGACAGATGCTGGATGTCGTTCATGGCGCCGTTCTGCCCGGACTTTCCGCCGTCGTCACCCTTGACCGCGACGCGCGATGGCGGAACACAGACCCATGTCCGCACCCCAGGTCCTGTTCGTCACCTCCAACCGCATCGGCGACTGCGTCATCTCGTCGGGCGTGATCCGCGAGATCGCGCGTCAGGTCCCGGGGGCCGAGATCACCGTCGCCTGCGGGCGGCCGCCCGCGCCCTTCTTCCGCAATGCGCCGGGCGTCGTGCGCACCATCGTGCTGGACAAGAAGAAGCTGTCTGGCCACTGGCTCGATCTGTGGAAACAGGTCGTCGGCACGCGCTGGGACCTGGTCATCGACATTCGGGGTTCGGCGCTCAGCTATCTGATCCCGGCGAAGCGGCGCATCGTCTATAACCGCTCGTGGGAGACGGGCCTGCGCAAGGTGGAGATGGTGTCGCGCCTGATGGGTTCGCCGACACCGCTGGATCCCGAAATCTTCCTGGACGATCAGGCGCGGGCCGAGGCCGCAGCCGTCATCGATCCGCAGCTGGCGGGCGGCGCGGGTACGGGGCCGATCATCGCTCTGGCGCCCATTGCGCACCAGCCGGGCAAGAGCTGGCCCGCCGACCGCTGGGGCGCGCTGGTCGAGAAGCTGAAGGCCGAGCCGCGCTTTGACGGCTGGCGCTTCATGCCGGTGGGCGGACCGGGCGACCGGCCACCCGCGACCCCGGCCCTAGAAGCTGCAGGGCCGCGTGGAATCGATTTCGTCGGCAAGGGCGACATCCTGGCCTCGGCCGCCGCCATCGACCGGGCCGATCTGTTTGTCGGCAACGATTCGGGTCTGATGCACGTCTCGGCCGCGCTGGGCCGTCCGACCCTCGGTCTGTTCGGTCCGACGGAGTGGTGGCTGTATGGGCCGTGGGGGCCCAAGACGCGAACCGCAGCGTCCAACGAGACCCGCGGCCAGTTTGCGCCGATCGAGGACCTGACGGTAGATCACGTCTTCGACGCGGTGTTGGCGCTACATGACGCCTACATCGTCGAAACGCCTGCGAACCCTTGAAAAATCGGGGCTCGCGGGGCATATTGCCGGCCTTGAGGGGAACGTGGCGATCGCCGCGTGCATTCGCTCATCACGACATACGCCTTCTCTGACCACATAAGGAAACGACGCCCATTCGCCGTCCCATGCAAGCGCCACCCGTGAAAGACGGGCCGCGTATGAACCAGGATATCCGCGCCCCTCGCGTTCTGCTCATCGACCAGAACGGCGAAAAACAGGGCGTCATGCCCACCTCCGCTGCTCTGGAAGCCGCCGAGGAAGCCGGGATGGACCTGGTCGAGATCGTCTCCACCTCCGAGCCGCCGGTGGCCAAGATCCTCGATTACGGCAAGCACCGTTTCCAGGAACAGAAGAAGAAGGCCGAGCAGCGCAAGCGCCAGAAGGTCGTCGAGCTGAAGGAGATCAAACTCCGTCCGAACATCGACACCCACGACTATGAGGTGAAGGCCAAGGCCATGCACCGCTTCTTCGAGGAAGGCGACAAGGTCAAGGTCACCCTGCGCTTCCGCGGTCGCGAAATGGCGCACCCCGAACTGGGCATGAAGCTGCTGAACAAGGTCCAGGCCGATTTCGACGAAATCGCCAAGGTCGAGTTTGCGCCCAAGATGGAAGGCCGCCAGATGATCATGATCCTGGCTCCGCGCTGATCGCGATCCATCGCTGAATGCCAAACGCCCCGGTCCCGCGACCGGGGCGTTTTTCGTTTCCACATCTGCCGCTTGCGTAAATCTGCGTCTTCTGGTTGAGCTTAGCCGTAAGTGGGGGCGTTCATGCTGAAATCTGGTCTGTCGCGGTTGATCCTAGCCATGGTGAGTGCCGCCGCCCTGATGGGTGGCTTGGCTCCGGCGGCCCTCGCACAGGACCCGCCTCCACCCATCGATGTGTATGCCGCTTCTCCGGCCGTGGAATTGATGGAGCTGTCGCCCAGCGGAACGCTCATTGCCCGCATCGCGGTGACCGGTGAAGAGCGCGCCATCGCGGTGACGAATATTGACACGGGCGAGCATCTTTTCGCCTCGACCATCGGTGAGGCGAAGGTCCGCGATCTGCGGTGGATCGGTGAAGACAAGGTGGTGATTATCAGCTCCCAGACGCGTGCACTGCACCTGTTAGGCATCCCGCGGTCCGAGCTTTATTTCGGCGTAATACTTGACCTCAAGACCCAGAAGCTGGCGCGTGTTTTGGACCGCACGGACGATGTTCTTCCGGTTCTTTATGGCGGCGCCCAGATCCGCGACACCGCCCAAGGGCCTGCGCTGTTCGCGCGTGCATTCAATCTTTACAGCGGCCAGGTCGATCTCTTCCGAATCGACCTGAACTCGGGCCGAGGGCGGTCTGTCGCGCCTATGGACTGGGACACCGAAGACTATGTGTTGGATGCCGAGGGCGCCGTTATCGCCATGTCGACCTATGTCGAGCGTAGCGGTCGCTGGACCTTGATGCTGCCGAACGGCCGTCGCTTGCGCGATGCCTGGTCGGTGAACGCTCCACTCGATTCTCCGGCGTTGCTCGGCATGGGGCGAACGCCGCGCACGGTTCTTGTCGCCGCGGATCGGCCTGATCTCGCCGCCGCCGATCCGGAGAGCGAAACGGCCAACAATCTGTTCGAGGTCGATGTCGACACGGGTGTCTGGACCGAACTGCCATTCGAGCATCACCCCGACAACCTTTTGCGTCATCCTAAGACCCGCCTCCTGATCGGCGGGTCACGCACCGAAGACGATGGCGTGCGCTACGAGTTCATCGAGCCCGCTTCCGCCAGCCGATGGCGTTCCATCACGCGGGCCTTCGGCGAAAAGGCGCCGCAGTTGGTGTCCTGGAATGTAGATCAAAAGCGGATTCTTGTGTTCACCAACTCTGCCGAATCCGGCCTCTATCAACTCGTTGATTTCGACAGGCGAACGGCCGACGCCCTGGCCTTCGCCTATCCAGACATTCCGCCCGAAAAGGTGGGCGCTGTGCGGCACATTCGTTACGCCGCCGCAGATGGGCTGGACATTCCGGGCTATCTGACCCTGCCGCCTGGCGTCGCAACGCCGGAGAAACTGCCGCTGATCGTGCTGGCCCATGGCGGCCCCGCGTCGCGCGACGTCATGGGATTTGACTGGTGGGCCCAGGCGCTGGCGTCGCGCGGTTATGCGGTGCTGCAGGCGAACTTCCGTGGATCGGACGGCTATACGCGGGCCTTCATGGAGGCCGGCTATGGCGAATGGGGCCGCAAGATGCAGACGGATCTGTCGGACGGCGTGCGTTTCCTGACAGAGCAGGGCATCGTCGATCCCGAACGCGTGTGCATCGTCGGCGCAAGCTACGGCGGCTATGCCGCCATGGCGGGTTTGACCCTGGACAAGGGAGTCTATCGCTGTGGAGTCGCTGTCGCCGGCGTGTCCGACCTGCGCCGCATGGTCAACTGGGAGGCGCGCCAGGAAGGACGGCGCGAAAGTCAGACCGTTCGCTACTGGAACCGGTTCATGGGCGCGGCGCGTCTGAACGACCGGGCGCTGGACGCTCTATCGCCGGCCTATCTGGCCGACACGGTCGATAAACCGTTGCTGCTTATCCATGGCCGCGACGATACGGTGGTGGCGATCGAGCAAAGCCGCGTCATGGCCGAGGCGATGAAGCGGGCAGGCAAGCCGGTCGAACTGATCGAACTGGCCGGCGAGGACCATTGGCTGTCGAGCGCCGACACGCGCCAGCAGATGCTGCGTGAGACGGTGCGGTTTCTTGCGGCCAACAATCCAGTCGATTGAGGCAGGGTGTCGCGCTAAGGCTGCGACATGACCGTGAACCCGACCCCGCCCAAGCTCAAGACACCGGCGCTGGCCGTGCTGTTTGCGACGGTGTTCATCAATCTGGTCGGGTTCGGGCTGGTGGTGCCGTTGCTGCCGTTCTTCGCCCAGAGCCTGAAGGCTGAGGCGTGGCAGATCACGCTTATGTTCTCGGCCTATTCGTTGGGTCAGTTCTTCGCCGAGCCGTTCTGGGGGCGGCTGTCGGACCGGATCGGGCGAAAGCCCGTGCTGTTGATGACCCTGATCGCCAATGCGATGGGCTATTTGATGCTGGCCTTCGTGCCCAACATCTGGCTGGCGATCGCGGTCAGGCTGTTCACCGGCCTAGGCGCCGGCAATATCTCGACGGTTCAGGGGTATGTGGCCGATGTGACCCCGCCCGAGCAGAGGGCCGGGCGGATGGGTCTGATCGGGGCCGCGTTCGGTCTGGGCTTCATCGTCGGACCGGGCTTGGGCGGATTGCTGACGCAGCCGCAGCTGGGACGGCTGGGCTATCAGCTGCCGATCTTCCTGGCGGCGGCGCTGGCGGCGGTCGCGGCGGTCGGCGTCGTCGTCTTTCTGCGCGAAAGCCGGGCCAAGGCCGACCCCGCCGCCCCGCGCCCGGCCTTCCTGGCGGGGCTGAAGGATGCGCGCGACAATGCCGTGGTGTCGCGCGTGCTGGTCGTGACCCTGATCTATATGGCCGGGTTTTCGGCGATGGAAAGCGTGTTCGGCCTGTGGTCCGAGAGCCGCTATCAATGGGGCGCGCGCGAGGTGGGGCTCAGCTTCATGATCGTGGGCATCGTCTCGACGCTGAACCAGGGGTTCTTCGCCGGGCGGCTGGCGCGGCGCTTCGGCGAATCGCGCGTGCTGGCCACCGGCATGCTGCTGTTTGGCACCTCGCTGGTGTTGCAGGTGCTGGCCCCGGTCGCGTGGTTCCCCGCGACGCGGCTTGAGCTCGGCGCCCTGACGATCCCGGTCGTCCAGGGCTGGATCATTCCGATCGTGATGGCGATCGGCGCGTGCGGCATGTCGCTGGCCATGCCCAACATCTCGGCCATGATCAGCCGCGCCTCGCCGCCGGATCGGCAGGGGGCCATGCTGGGTCTGAACATGGCCTCCAGCTCGGTGGCGCGCATCTTCGGGCCGATGATCGCGGGCGCGCTGTTCTCGGGGTTGGGGCATGACTGGCCCTTCGTGATCGGGGCGTTGCTGACCATCCCGGCGGCCCTGATGGCGATCAACGCCGGGCGCGTCATTCGCAGCAGCGAGGGCGGCGTCAAAGCCCCTGCCTGACTCATCTTGCAATGGCGGCGCTCTTCACGTAGAAGCCGCGCCTTCGCGTACCGAACCGCCAGGCGAACAGGCATGCCTGGGCGGTTCTTAAACTCTGGAGAGATACCTCCCACGGGCTCAAGCAGTCCAAAGGACGGTCGCCCTCCAAAAAGGAGACTGAAATGCCGAAACTGAAGACGAAGTCGGGCGCCAAGAAGCGCTTCAAATTCACGGCCACTGGCAAGGTTAAGGCCGGCGTTGCGGGCAAGCGTCACCGCTTGATCAGCCACAACTCGAAATACATCCGCCAGAACCGCGGCACCTCGGTCATGGCCGACGCCGACGCCAAGAAGATCAAATCCTACATGCCGTACGCCTGATCGGCGCGCGCTGTACGACTGATCTCCATCCCAAAGAATTTGAAGGAATAGCGACATGGCTCGCGTTAAACGTGGCGTAACCTCGCACGCCAAGCACAAGAAGGTTCTGGAGCAGGCCAAGGGCTTCTCCGGCCGCCGCAAGAATACCATCCGTACGGCCAAGGCCGCCGTCGACCGCGCCGGGCAATACGCCTATCGCGACCGTCGCGCTAAGAAGCGCAACTTCCGCGCCCTGTGGATTCAGCGCATCAACGCCGCCGCTCGTCTGGAAGGCTTCACCTACAGCCAGTTCATCAACGGCCTGAACAAGGCCGGCATCGAACTGGACCGTAAGGTTCTGGCCGCGATCGCCGCCGACGCGACCGGCTTCAAGGCCGTCGCCGACAAGGTCCGCGCCGCCCTGGCGTAATCGCCAAAGTCATCGCGACCAAGATCAACGCCCGCCCCGGTTTTCCGGGGCGGGCGTTCTTCGTTTCCGGGGCGTGGGTCAGGCCGCTTCGGCAATGTCCTGCGGCTGTGCCTGAGATTGGGCCTGAGATTGGTCCTGAGCCAAAACCATGCGGATGGCGTTCAGCAGGGCGTCGGGCTGGATCGGCTTTTGCGCCACGCCGTTCATGCCGGCGGCGATATAGTCCAGCTCGTCGCGCTCGTCGGCGTTCGCCGTCAGGGCCAGGATCGGCAGGGCGCCGGCCGGACCGGGCAGGGCGCGGATAGCCCGCGTCGCGGCGACGCCGTCCATCACCGGCATCTTGATGTCCATCAGGGCTAGGTCGAACGGACGGGCCACTACGGCGTCCACCGCCTCGCGCCCGTTCTCGGCCATCTCGCAGGTGCAGCCGAACATCTCCAGCAGCTTGCCGGCGACGAAGCGGTTGGTGGCGTTGTCGTCCACCACCAGCACATGCAGGGTGTCGTGCGGCGTCGGCTCGGCCATGGCGGGGGCGGCCGCTGCGCTCTCGGTCGCGACACGCAGCGGCAGGCGCACCTGAAAGCGCGCGCCGCCCTGGGGCGAGGCGCCCAGCGAGATCGCGCCGCCCATCCGTTCGGCGATCTGTCGGCAGATGGCCAGGCCCAGGCCCGCGCCCGCCCCCTCGCGTCCGGCCTTTCCGGTGTTGAACGGATCAAAGATGGTCGCGGCCGCCGCCTCGGGCACACCAGGGCCGCTGTCGTCCACGGTGAAGATGACCTCGCCGTCGGAACGGCTTTCGATCAGGGCCACGACCTCGCCCGTCAGGGTGAACTTCAAGGCGTTGCCGATCAGGTTGTTCAGCAGCTGCTTCAACCGCATCCCGTCGGCCTGAACGCAAGGAACGGCCAGGTCGGTGCGGATGGTCAGGGCCAGGGCCTTTTCGTCGGCCCGCGCGCGCCACAGGGCGTCGATGTCGAAGGTGACGGCCGACAGGTCCAGCGGCTCCTCCTCCAGCGTCAGCATGCCGGCCGAGGCGCGTGACATGTCCAGCGCGTCGGTCAGCAGCCGCAGCAGGCTCTGGCCCGAATCGATTACGGTGCGGACGTAGGGACGCAGCTCTTCCTGCTCCAGCTTCTTGTCCATCAGGGCCGCGACGCCCAGCACCCCGTTCAGGGGCGTGCGGATCTCGTGGCTCATTACCGCCAGAAACTCGGACTTGGCCCGGCTGGAGGCGACGGCCTCGGCCTCGGCCAGCGCCAGGTCGCGGGCCAGGGCGCTCATCTCCTCGGCCCGCTGGCGGTGCAGGGCCGCGCCCGCCTGAACCACCTGCAACGCTGTGCCGACGCCGACGTAGCGGCCGCCCGCCACCACGATGAAGCCGGTCAGCAGGGCGCCCAGTTCGGCGGCCCCGTAAGCCTGGAAGAAGGCCTCGGCGCTGGTCGCCGCCTCCGCCACCGGCGCATTGCGGTCCATCAGGCTTTCGGCGGGCTTTCGGGCATAAAGGGCGCGTCCGAACTCGGCCGCCA
This genomic interval carries:
- the aguB gene encoding N-carbamoylputrescine amidase produces the protein MTRTITVAGIQTSYGEDMQANIDKTIAFVREAAGQGAQVILPSELFQGPYFCVSQEEHWFAHAYEWREHPCVTAMAPVAKELGVAIPVSIFEKDGPQYYNSLVMLDADGEALGVYRKSHIPDGPGYQEKYYFRPGDTGFKVWKTRFGKVGVGICWDQWFPEAARAMMLMGADVLMYPTAIGTEPHDATLHTAEPWRRAMQGHAVSNAVPVVGANRIGHERVTEVGQTFYGHSFIADQQGELVEQLGAEEEGVLVHRFDLDELDKYRAAWGFFRDRRTDLYGALTGKG
- a CDS encoding alpha/beta fold hydrolase, with the translated sequence MNDIQHLSRPDGETLAFKRVEGDGPTVIWIGGFRSDMEGTKALALDVAARERGWNFVRYDHFAHGQSSGDWRQATIGRWREDAVALIDSLSGPVIPVGSSMGGWVSLLAILARPDRIKGLVLVNPAQDFTERLMWPGLADHERQAILREGETLIVEEGLGEYVLTRRMFEEARDWLLLDGVIDIAAPVHVLQGRADDVVPWRHQVELVERLTGGDVRLDLIDGGDHRLSTPADLDRLIAAVEAMRA
- a CDS encoding glycosyltransferase family 9 protein translates to MSAPQVLFVTSNRIGDCVISSGVIREIARQVPGAEITVACGRPPAPFFRNAPGVVRTIVLDKKKLSGHWLDLWKQVVGTRWDLVIDIRGSALSYLIPAKRRIVYNRSWETGLRKVEMVSRLMGSPTPLDPEIFLDDQARAEAAAVIDPQLAGGAGTGPIIALAPIAHQPGKSWPADRWGALVEKLKAEPRFDGWRFMPVGGPGDRPPATPALEAAGPRGIDFVGKGDILASAAAIDRADLFVGNDSGLMHVSAALGRPTLGLFGPTEWWLYGPWGPKTRTAASNETRGQFAPIEDLTVDHVFDAVLALHDAYIVETPANP
- the infC gene encoding translation initiation factor IF-3; this encodes MQAPPVKDGPRMNQDIRAPRVLLIDQNGEKQGVMPTSAALEAAEEAGMDLVEIVSTSEPPVAKILDYGKHRFQEQKKKAEQRKRQKVVELKEIKLRPNIDTHDYEVKAKAMHRFFEEGDKVKVTLRFRGREMAHPELGMKLLNKVQADFDEIAKVEFAPKMEGRQMIMILAPR
- a CDS encoding alpha/beta hydrolase family protein, with translation MLKSGLSRLILAMVSAAALMGGLAPAALAQDPPPPIDVYAASPAVELMELSPSGTLIARIAVTGEERAIAVTNIDTGEHLFASTIGEAKVRDLRWIGEDKVVIISSQTRALHLLGIPRSELYFGVILDLKTQKLARVLDRTDDVLPVLYGGAQIRDTAQGPALFARAFNLYSGQVDLFRIDLNSGRGRSVAPMDWDTEDYVLDAEGAVIAMSTYVERSGRWTLMLPNGRRLRDAWSVNAPLDSPALLGMGRTPRTVLVAADRPDLAAADPESETANNLFEVDVDTGVWTELPFEHHPDNLLRHPKTRLLIGGSRTEDDGVRYEFIEPASASRWRSITRAFGEKAPQLVSWNVDQKRILVFTNSAESGLYQLVDFDRRTADALAFAYPDIPPEKVGAVRHIRYAAADGLDIPGYLTLPPGVATPEKLPLIVLAHGGPASRDVMGFDWWAQALASRGYAVLQANFRGSDGYTRAFMEAGYGEWGRKMQTDLSDGVRFLTEQGIVDPERVCIVGASYGGYAAMAGLTLDKGVYRCGVAVAGVSDLRRMVNWEARQEGRRESQTVRYWNRFMGAARLNDRALDALSPAYLADTVDKPLLLIHGRDDTVVAIEQSRVMAEAMKRAGKPVELIELAGEDHWLSSADTRQQMLRETVRFLAANNPVD
- a CDS encoding MFS transporter, with translation MTVNPTPPKLKTPALAVLFATVFINLVGFGLVVPLLPFFAQSLKAEAWQITLMFSAYSLGQFFAEPFWGRLSDRIGRKPVLLMTLIANAMGYLMLAFVPNIWLAIAVRLFTGLGAGNISTVQGYVADVTPPEQRAGRMGLIGAAFGLGFIVGPGLGGLLTQPQLGRLGYQLPIFLAAALAAVAAVGVVVFLRESRAKADPAAPRPAFLAGLKDARDNAVVSRVLVVTLIYMAGFSAMESVFGLWSESRYQWGAREVGLSFMIVGIVSTLNQGFFAGRLARRFGESRVLATGMLLFGTSLVLQVLAPVAWFPATRLELGALTIPVVQGWIIPIVMAIGACGMSLAMPNISAMISRASPPDRQGAMLGLNMASSSVARIFGPMIAGALFSGLGHDWPFVIGALLTIPAALMAINAGRVIRSSEGGVKAPA
- the rpmI gene encoding 50S ribosomal protein L35, producing MPKLKTKSGAKKRFKFTATGKVKAGVAGKRHRLISHNSKYIRQNRGTSVMADADAKKIKSYMPYA
- the rplT gene encoding 50S ribosomal protein L20 gives rise to the protein MARVKRGVTSHAKHKKVLEQAKGFSGRRKNTIRTAKAAVDRAGQYAYRDRRAKKRNFRALWIQRINAAARLEGFTYSQFINGLNKAGIELDRKVLAAIAADATGFKAVADKVRAALA
- a CDS encoding ATP-binding protein; the encoded protein is MPLIGDFVDLIAPVAPSTLGADVFERFQTEPNTLALAVVDDDGRPLGIIERNAFTLRMAAEFGRALYARKPAESLMDRNAPVAEAATSAEAFFQAYGAAELGALLTGFIVVAGGRYVGVGTALQVVQAGAALHRQRAEEMSALARDLALAEAEAVASSRAKSEFLAVMSHEIRTPLNGVLGVAALMDKKLEQEELRPYVRTVIDSGQSLLRLLTDALDMSRASAGMLTLEEEPLDLSAVTFDIDALWRARADEKALALTIRTDLAVPCVQADGMRLKQLLNNLIGNALKFTLTGEVVALIESRSDGEVIFTVDDSGPGVPEAAAATIFDPFNTGKAGREGAGAGLGLAICRQIAERMGGAISLGASPQGGARFQVRLPLRVATESAAAAPAMAEPTPHDTLHVLVVDDNATNRFVAGKLLEMFGCTCEMAENGREAVDAVVARPFDLALMDIKMPVMDGVAATRAIRALPGPAGALPILALTANADERDELDYIAAGMNGVAQKPIQPDALLNAIRMVLAQDQSQAQSQAQPQDIAEAA